In a genomic window of Urocitellus parryii isolate mUroPar1 chromosome 11, mUroPar1.hap1, whole genome shotgun sequence:
- the Pank4 gene encoding 4'-phosphopantetheine phosphatase — MAECGASGGGSSGDSLDKSITLPPDEIFRNLENAKRFAIDIGGSLTKLAYYSTVQHKVAKVRSFDHSGKDAEQDHEPPYEISVQEEITARLHFVKFENTYIEACLDFIKDHLVNTETKVIQATGGGAYKFKDLIEEKLRLKVDKEDVMTCLIKGCNFVLKNIPQEAFMYQKDSDPEFRFQTNHPNIFPYLLVNIGSGVSIVKVETEDRFEWIGGSSIGGGTFWGLGALLTKTKKFDELLHLASKGQHANVDMLVQDIYGGAHQTLGLSGNLIASSFGKSATADREFSKEDMAKSLLHMISNDIGQLACLYARLHCLDRVYFGGFFIRGHPVTMRTITYSINFFSKGEVQALFLRHEGYLGAIGAFLKGAEQDNPNQYSWGENYAGSSGLMSTSPELCPTQRTRSGTFDLLEMDRLERPLVNLPLLLDPSSYVPDTVDLTDDALARKYWLTCFEEALDGVVKRAVASQPESADAAERAEKFRQKYWSKLQTLRHQPFAYGTLTVRSLLDTREHCLNEFSFPDPYSKVKQKENGIALKCFQGVVRALDSLGWEERQLALVKGLLAGNVFDWGAKAVSDVLESDPQFGFEEAKRKLQERPWLVDSYNKWLQRLKGPPHKCALIFADNSGIDIILGVFPFVRELLFRGTEVILACNSGPALNDVTYSESLIVADRIAAVDPVVHSALQEERLLLVQTGSSSPCLDLSRLDQGLAVLARERGADLVVIEGMGRAVHTNYHAALRCESLKLAVVKNAWLAERLGGQLFSVIFKYEVPAE, encoded by the exons GTGGATCCTTGACCAAGCTGGCCTACTATTCAACCGTGCAGCACAAGGTGGCCAAAGTGAGGTCCTTTGACCACTCGGGAAAG GATGCAGAGCAGGACCATGAGCCACCCTACGAGATCTCGGTCCAGGAAGAGATCACGGCTCGTCTGCATTTCGTCAAGTTTGAGAACACCTACATTGAAGCCTGCCTGGACTTCATCAAAGACCACCTGGTCAACACAGAGACGAAGGTCATCCAGGCGACCGGGGGTGGGGCATACAAGTTCAAAGACCTCATCGAGGAGAAGCTGCGGCTGAA AGTAGACAAGGAGGACGTGATGACCTGCTTGATAAAGGGGTGCAACTTTGTGCTGAAGAACATCCCACAAGAGGCCTTCATGTATCAGAAAGATTCCGACCCTGAGTTCCGATTTCAGACAAACCACCCCAACATTTTCCCCTATCTCCTGGTCAACATTGGCTCTGGAGTCTCCATCGTGAAG GTGGAGACGGAGGACAGGTTCGAGTGGATCGGTGGGAGCTCCATTGGAGGCGGCACCTTCTGGGGGCTTGGGGCTCTCCTCACCAAAACAAAG AAGTTTGATGAGCTGTTGCACTTGGCCTCCAAGGGCCAACATGCCAATGTGGACATGCTGGTACAGGACATCTACGGAGGGGCCCACCAGACCCTGGGGCTGAGTGGCAACCTCATTGCAAGCAGCTTCGGGAAGTCGGCCACTGCTGACAGAG agttctccaaagaagacatggCCAAGAGCTTGCTGCACATGATCAGCAATGACATTGGGCAGCTAGCCTGTCTATACGCAAGGCTCCACTGTCTGGACAGGGTGTACTTTGGGGGCTTCTTCATCCGAGGCCACCCTGTGACCATGCGCACCATCACCTACAGTATTAACTTCTTCTCCAAG GGAGAAGTCCAGGCGCTATTCCTGAGGCACGAAGGCTACCTGGGTGCCATTGGTGCGTTTCTGAAAGGAGCCGAGCAAGACA ATCCTAACCAGTACAGCTGGGGAGAGAACTATGCGGGCAGCTCTGGGCTGATGAGCACCTCCCCCGAGCTGTGCCCTACACAGCGAACAAGGAGCGGCACC TTTGACCTGTTGGAGATGGACCGGCTGGAGAGGCCCCTGGTcaacctccccctcctcctggacCCCTCCTCCTATGTGCCTGACACGGTGGACCTCACTGATGACGCCCTGGCCCGCAAGTACTGGCTCACCTGCTTTGAGGAGGCCCTGGATGGG GTGGTGAAGCGTGCTGTGGCCAGCCAGCCTGAATCTGCAGATGCTGCTGAGAGGGCCGAGAAGTTCCGGCAGAAGTACTGGAGCAAGCTGCAGACACTTCGACACCAGCCCTT TGCTTACGGGACTCTGACGGTGCGTAGCTTGCTGGACACACGGGAGCACTGCTTGAACGAGTTCAGCTTCCCAGACCCCTACTCCAAG GTGAAGCAGAAAGAAAACGGCATCGCGCTGAAGTGCTTCCAGGGTGTGGTGCGCGCCCTGGACTCgctgggctgggaggagaggCAGCTGGCCCTGGTGAAGGGCCTGCTGGCAGGGAATGTCTTCGACTGGGGGGCCAAGGCTGTGTCTGA TGTCCTTGAGTCTGATCCCCAGTTTGGGTTTGAAGAGGCAAAGAGGAAGTTACAAG AGCGACCCTGGCTCGTGGACTCCTACAACAAGTGGCTTCAGAGATTAAAG GGGCCCCCTCATAAATGTGCCTTAATTTTCGCAGATAACAGTGGAATAGACATCATTTTGGGAGTCTTCCCCTTTGTCAGGGAGCTACTCTTTAGAGGGACAGAG GTTATCCTGGCGTGCAACTCCGGCCCCGCCCTGAACGATGTGACCTACAGCGAGTCCCTCATCGTGGCCGACCGCATTGCAGCCGTGGACCCTGTTGTCCA CTCTGCACTCCAAGAGGAGCGGCTGCTGCTGGTGCAGACGGGTTCCAGCTCCCCGTGCCTCGACCTCAG CCGTCTGGACCAGGGACTGGCCGTGCTGGCTCGGGAGCGGGGTGCGGATCTGGTGGTCATCGAGGGCATGGGCCGTGCCGTGCACACCAACTACCATGCAGCGCTGCGCTGTGAGAGCCTCAAGCTGGCTGTGGTCAAGAACGCCTGGCTGGCCGAGCGCCTGGGTGGCCAGCTCTTCAGCGTCATCTTCAAGTACGAGGTCCCAGCTGAGTGA